A genome region from Manihot esculenta cultivar AM560-2 chromosome 5, M.esculenta_v8, whole genome shotgun sequence includes the following:
- the LOC110615194 gene encoding dolichyl-diphosphooligosaccharide--protein glycosyltransferase subunit 1A: MGFGLRFNLLVLAIAILSTPVLSDLIISKVDRRIDLTSQIARITSTLKVEIVGSSLVSEVLLAFPEVQAKDLAYLMATTNERKGKTKNSDVSLPVEAVNPKGMPPALSVYSVSLPKALGEGDTFTLDVLAVFTHVLKPFPEKITQADIQLVLFQDSAYYLSPYPVKVQSVSVKLPGARIESYTKIENTKSHGSEIIYGPYENFPPFSYSPIVIHFETNQPFAVAQELVREIEVSHWGSVQVTEYYNIVHEGAKSKGEFSRLEYQARPNIRGVSAFGHLVAKLPPRAHSIYYRDEIGNISTSHLRADSKKTELLIEPRYPMFGGWRTAFTIGYSLPLQDFLFEAEGKRFLNICLASPMNELVIDNLIVKVVLPEGSKDLSISTPFPVNQRQETKISHLDIVGRPVVVLEKANVVPEHNLHFQVYYSFNRLSMLREPFMLISGFFFFFVACIVYVHVDLSISKSSASYLAKLQWDEVRATIQQVESILKQWLATHEKLEASLLDLSRTGDVQACKTARKTADGLLKGHLKELKPLLVFLQSSPAAAHILPKVEELVAKERELQERLMAKHSTIVDCYEKKLGGREIENKVAPQQQKVVALRQEVEDLLDYLDEI; the protein is encoded by the exons ATGGGGTTTGGGCTTAGGTTCAATCTTCTTGTGTTAGCAATTGCGATACTATCGACGCCTGTACTTTCCGATCTCATAATCTCAAAGGTTGATCGACGT ATTGATTTGACTTCGCAAATTGCACGAATCACTTCAACCCTTAAG GTGGAGATTGTTGGTTCTAGTTTGGTTTCAGAAGTTTTGCTGGCCTTTCCAGAAGTTCAGGCAAAGGATTTGGCGTATTTGATGGCAACAACAAATGAAAGAAAAGGCAAAACAAAAAATTCCGATGTTAGTCTCCCTGTTGAAGCTGTCAATCCAAAAGGAATGCCTCCTGCTTTGAGTGTTTATTCTGTATCATTACCCAAGGCACTAGGCGAAGGAGACACATTTACTTTGGATGTTTTGGCCGTATTTACCCATGTTTTAAAACCCTTTCCTGAGAAAATTACTCAGGCTGATATTCAGTTGGTGTTGTTCCAGGATAGTGCATACTATCTCTCTCCTTATCCAGTAAAGGTTCAGTCTGTCAGCGTTAAACTGCCTGGTGCTAGAATAGAGTCATATACAAAAATTGAGAATACTAAGAGTCATGGCTCAGAGATCATATATGGTCCATATGAAAATTTCCCTCCTTTCTCATACTCACCCATAGTTATACATTTTGAAACCAATCAGCCATTTGCTGTTGCTCAGGAGTTAGTACGAGAGATAGAAGTTTCACACTGGGGCAGCGTACAGGTTACAGAATATTACAATATTGTCCATGAAGGTGCTAAAAGCAAGGGTGAATTTTCCAG GCTTGAATATCAGGCCAGACCTAACATTCGAGGTGTATCAGCTTTTGGACATCTTGTTGCAAAATTGCCACCAAGAGCTCATTCCATTTATTATAGGGATGAAATTGGGAATATATCAACGTCTCATCTGAGGGCTGATTCTAAAAAG ACAGAACTTTTGATTGAACCTAGATATCCAATGTTTGGAGGTTGGAGAACAGCGTTTACAATTGGATACAGTTTGCCACTTCAGGACTTCTTGTTTGAGGCAGAGGGGAAACGTTTTCTAAACATCTGTCTTGCTTCCCCTATGAATGAATTGGTCATTGATAATCTCATCGTGAAG gttgttttgcctgaGGGGTCCAAAGATTTATCTATTTCAACTCCATTTCCGGTAAATCAGAGGCAGGAG ACCAAAATTTCCCACTTGGATATTGTTGGTCGTCCAGTAGTTGTGCTGGAAAAGGCCAATGTTGTGCCAGAGCATAATCTGCATTTCCAG GTCTATTACAGCTTCAATCGGCTCTCGATGCTTAGAGAGCCATTTATGTTGATTTCtggatttttcttcttttttgttgCTTGTATTGTATATGTGCATGTTGACTTGTCAATCTCCAAGTCATCTGCCTCTTATTTGGCAAAACTGCAGTGGGATGAG GTGCGAGCAACAATTCAGCAGGTTGAGAGTATACTTAAGCAATGGTTAGCAACACATGAGAAGCTTGAAGCATCACTACTTGATCTTTCTAGGACAGGAGATGTCCAAGCTTGTAAAACTGCTCGCAAGACCGCTGATGGTTTGTTGAAAGGGcatttaaaagagttaaaacCTTTGCTAGTATTCTTGCAATCATCTCCTGCAGCTGCTCATATATTGCCCAAG GTGGAGGAGCTGGTGGCTAAGGAGAGAGAATTACAAGAGAGGTTGATGGCGAAGCACTCAACAATAGTGGATTGCTATGAGAAGAAGCTTGGGGGACGGGAAATTGAGAATAAAGTTGCTCCACAGCAGCAAAAAGTTGTAGCCTTGAGACAGGAGGTTGAAGATCTTCTAGATTACCTTGATGAAATATAG
- the LOC110615195 gene encoding peptidyl-prolyl cis-trans isomerase FKBP18, chloroplastic: MLDRDNVAFLLDSCNRIGFWIPMAMASMKSLDRWTVNQLQIASKFSGKQTQEPSKQLLLSIPTSRRCAILISSFPFSLVSLTPLSEARERRNKKVIPLEDYLTSSDGLKYYDVVEGKGPAAEKGSTVQVHFDCIYRGITAVSSRESKLLAGNRIIAQPYEFKVGAPPGKERKREFVDKPNGLFSAQAAPKPPAAMYSVTEGMKVGGKRTVIVPPEAGYGQKGMNEIPPGSTFELNIELLQVLPPEEK, from the exons ATGCTCGATAGAGATAATGTGGCTTTTTTGTTGGATTCTTGTAACCGTATAGGCTTTTGGATTCCAATGGCCATGGCTTCTATGAAGAGCTTGGATAGATGGACCGTTAATCAGCTGCAGATAGCTTCAAAATTCAGTGGAAAACAAACGCAAGAACCTTCTAAACAGTTGCTCCTCTCAATACCCACTTCGAGAAGATGTGCGATTTTGATATCTTCATTTCCTTTTAGTCTTGTTTCGCTAACTCCATTATCAGAGGCCAGAGAGAGACGCAACAAGAAGGTCATCCCTCTTGAAGACTATCTCACCTCTT CTGATGGATTGAAATACTATGATGTGGTCGAGGGAAAGGGTCCGGCAGCTGAGAAAGGATCAACAGTTCAG GTGCACTTTGACTGCATCTATAGGGGTATAACAGCTGTGTCAAGTCGAGAATCTAAGCTTTTGGCTGGAAATCGTATAATTGCACAG CCATATGAATTCAAAGTTGGAGCACCTCCAGGCAAAGAACGGAAGCGAGAATTTGTTGACAAACCAAATGGTCTATTCTCTGCACAGGCAGCCCCAAAACCTCCAGCTGCGATGTACTCAGTAACAGAAGGCATGAAAGTAGGAGGAAAG AGGACCGTAATCGTACCCCCCGAGGCTGGCTATGGCCAAAAGGGAATGAATGAAATCCCA CCAGGAAGTACATTTGAGCTGAACATTGAACTTTTGCAAGTACTGCCACCTGAAGAAAAGTGA